The following are from one region of the Etheostoma spectabile isolate EspeVRDwgs_2016 chromosome 17, UIUC_Espe_1.0, whole genome shotgun sequence genome:
- the npas4l gene encoding neuronal PAS domain-containing protein 4-like isoform X1 has protein sequence MSCAVLGGGGYKSKDATLLIQTRACRGGYIISVEMNIWCKSCKCPVSAPCASRRLADGQRTSSCRRFRSTKGASKARRDHINHEIRNLRTLLPITQEDQERLSYLHSMAAICTYIRKSVLFQGLPAGVRSHCSLPYEAFLQALHGFILVTTAQGRLVYVSENAAEYLGLSMIDVLQGDTFYDMVERSDIDIVKSNLDIKKNSSSERSFICCMHTTKAFKLQHGSGCSMMVRGRFQSFLQPCPSLSSACPTNQPLFVALCTPTVNRLQSSDSDFHHSFNSVHRLDMSFTQLSDSVLYFLGCSAEEMTGRSWYGLVHPEDLSLSAVSHRSLMQADDGFQVEMVLRLQCKDLSWTWVYIRANKNSECQSVSCVNFIISETEARFLQEKISSDAFRPSSLSLLNSCHFAGQQAPQAQSHNNTKCFKRQRSSDSQSEEPGAKARRESEQDLYFVACVSSPGDSSPVPLGDSPALFTPPYSPASSSSSLQQRELSHDLLMDVHGYTDQLLSSPECSPYYYSYPEAGLTCHQSPSDSLPAAAEQTFDQAASPLSSSSSSSSSSSPTYDFQACSADARLVPDYRSVSDMCESPVDCALHQDDFSLPEQPQGGSRVQMHHVPHHVLPIHSSLLTPNQSPTSTESNHYNEREQAEISILAQQISSLASSFAMYNTLSPLQNVAQPATTNTLASTSNWPHHPSLPSGSLLKREMVLDDGVFDSILKDLDAVTRKSSMSGPGDVACSYQQGLLSCRSGPHQLEQEPLWLSPPITEDPLPAEQFTAMDPFSLQSGHYVQNTELHQLNHYMQSALQQDGLAEENLY, from the exons ATGAGTTGTGccgtgttggggggggggggctataaAAGCAAGGACGCGACACTCCTTATCCAGACCAGAGCCTGCAGAG GTGGCTACATCATCAGCGTCGAAATGAACATTTGGTGCAAATCGTGCAAATGTCCTGTTAGTGCTCCGTGCGCCTCTCGTCGTCTGGCCGACGGTCAGCGCACCTCCTCCTGCAGGAGGTTCAG ATCCACCAAAGGAGCATCCAAAGCTCGACGGGATCACATCAATCATGAGATCAGGAATTTGCGCACTCTGTTGCCCATCACCCAGGAGGACCAGGAGCGTCTCTCCTACCTGCACTCCATGGCCGCCATCTGCACCTACATCAGGAAGTCTGTTCTCTTCCAGG GACTCCCAGCTGGGGTGAGATCCCACTGCTCTCTGCCATACGAGGCCTTTCTTCAAGCACTGCACGGCTTCATCCTGGTCACCACCGCACAGGGGAGGCTGGTCTATGTGTCCGAAAATGCAGCTGAATATCTCGGTCTTTCCATG ATAGATGTGCTTCAAGGAGACACTTTCTATGACATGGTGGAACGCTCTGACATTGATATTGTTAAATCAAACCTGGACATTAAAAAGAACTCATCATCAG AGAGGAGCTTTATATGTTGTATGCACACCACCAAGGCCTTCAAGCTGCAACACGGCAGCGGCTGTTCCATGATGGTCAGAGGGAGATTCCAGTCTTTCCTTCAGCCTTGTCCGTCCTTGTCTTCAGCCTGTCCCACCAACCAGCCTCTGTTCGTGGCCCTCTGCACCCCCACGGTCAACCGCCTGCAGAGCTCGGACTCTGACTTCCATCACAGCTTCAACAGTGTCCACAGACTCGACATGTCCTTCACTCAGCTGTCCGACAG tgttttatattttttgggcTGTTCGGCAGAAGAGATGACTGGTCGGTCGTGGTATGGTCTCGTCCACCCTGAAGATCTTTCTTTGAGTGCGGTTTCTCACAGAAGTTTAA TGCAGGCAGATGACGGCTTCCAGGTGGAGATGGTGCTCAGACTCCAGTGTAAGGATCTTTCGTGGACCTGGGTCTACATTCGAGCTAACAAAAACTCGGAGTGCCAGAGCGTGAGCTGCGTTAACTTCATCATCAG TGAAACAGAGGCCAGATTTCTGCAGGAGAAAATCAGCAGCGATGCCTTCAGGCCATCATCTCTATCTCTGTTAAATTCCTGCCATTTTGCGGGTCAACAGGCGCCACAAGCTCAGAGCCACAACAACACTAAATGCTTTAAAAGACAGAGGAGTTCTGACAGCCAAAGCGAGGAGCCAGGAGCCAAAGCTAGACGGGAGTCTGAGCAAGACTTATACTTTGTGGCGTGCGTGTCCTCCCCAGGCGATAGCTCACCTGTTCCCTTGGGTGACAGCCCTGCTCTCTTCACCCCTCCCTACAGCCcggcctcctccagctcctctctGCAGCAGCGGGAGCTCAGCCATGACCTCCTGATGGATGTGCATGGATACACAGATCAGCTGCTGTCCTCCCCTGAGTGCTCTCCCTACTATTATTCCTACCCAGAGGCAGGGCTCACCTGTCACCAATCACCCTCCGACTCCCTCCCTGCAGCTGCTGAACAAACCTTTGACCAAGCAGCCTCTccactctcttcttcctcctcctcctcttcctcctcatctccgACCTATGATTTCCAAGCTTGTTCCGCCGATGCTCGATTAGTTCCTGACTACCGGTCTGTGTCAGACATGTGTGAGAGCCCCGTGGACTGCGCTCTGCATCAAGACGACTTCAGCCTTCCAGAGCAGCCACAAGGGGGCAGCCGTGTCCAAATGCATCACGTCCCCCACCATGTGTTGCCCATACATTCCAGCCTTCTTACCCCCAACCAATCTCCCACATCCACAGAGTCTAACCATTACAACGAGAGGGAGCAGGCGGAGATCAGTATTCTGGCTCAGCAGATCTCCTCCCTGGCCAGCAGCTTTGCCATGTACAATACCCTAAGTCCACTTCAAAATGTGGCCCAACCTGCCACCACTAACACCCTGGCCTCCACCAGCAACTGGCCCCATCACCCTTCTCTCCCCTCGGGCTCTCTGCTTAAGCGCGAGATGGTCCTCGATGACGGCGTGTTCGACAGCATTCTGAAGGACCTGGACGCGGTTACAAGGAAAAGCAGCATGTCTGGCCCCGGTGATGTAGCATGCAGCTACCAGCAGGGCTTGCTGAGCTGCAGGAGTGGGCCCCATCAGCTGGAGCAGGAGCCCCTCTGGCTCTCCCCGCCCATCACAGAGGACCCGCTGCCTGCAGAGCAGTTCACTGCCATGGATCCCTTCAGTTTGCAGTCGGGACACTATGTCCAAAACACTGAGTTGCATCAACTCAACCACTATATGCAGAGTGCCCTTCAGCAAG aTGGACTTGCTGAAGAAAACCTGTACTGA
- the npas4l gene encoding neuronal PAS domain-containing protein 4-like isoform X2: MVSPRSTKGASKARRDHINHEIRNLRTLLPITQEDQERLSYLHSMAAICTYIRKSVLFQGLPAGVRSHCSLPYEAFLQALHGFILVTTAQGRLVYVSENAAEYLGLSMIDVLQGDTFYDMVERSDIDIVKSNLDIKKNSSSERSFICCMHTTKAFKLQHGSGCSMMVRGRFQSFLQPCPSLSSACPTNQPLFVALCTPTVNRLQSSDSDFHHSFNSVHRLDMSFTQLSDSVLYFLGCSAEEMTGRSWYGLVHPEDLSLSAVSHRSLMQADDGFQVEMVLRLQCKDLSWTWVYIRANKNSECQSVSCVNFIISETEARFLQEKISSDAFRPSSLSLLNSCHFAGQQAPQAQSHNNTKCFKRQRSSDSQSEEPGAKARRESEQDLYFVACVSSPGDSSPVPLGDSPALFTPPYSPASSSSSLQQRELSHDLLMDVHGYTDQLLSSPECSPYYYSYPEAGLTCHQSPSDSLPAAAEQTFDQAASPLSSSSSSSSSSSPTYDFQACSADARLVPDYRSVSDMCESPVDCALHQDDFSLPEQPQGGSRVQMHHVPHHVLPIHSSLLTPNQSPTSTESNHYNEREQAEISILAQQISSLASSFAMYNTLSPLQNVAQPATTNTLASTSNWPHHPSLPSGSLLKREMVLDDGVFDSILKDLDAVTRKSSMSGPGDVACSYQQGLLSCRSGPHQLEQEPLWLSPPITEDPLPAEQFTAMDPFSLQSGHYVQNTELHQLNHYMQSALQQDGLAEENLY, encoded by the exons ATGGTCTCTCCCAGATCCACCAAAGGAGCATCCAAAGCTCGACGGGATCACATCAATCATGAGATCAGGAATTTGCGCACTCTGTTGCCCATCACCCAGGAGGACCAGGAGCGTCTCTCCTACCTGCACTCCATGGCCGCCATCTGCACCTACATCAGGAAGTCTGTTCTCTTCCAGG GACTCCCAGCTGGGGTGAGATCCCACTGCTCTCTGCCATACGAGGCCTTTCTTCAAGCACTGCACGGCTTCATCCTGGTCACCACCGCACAGGGGAGGCTGGTCTATGTGTCCGAAAATGCAGCTGAATATCTCGGTCTTTCCATG ATAGATGTGCTTCAAGGAGACACTTTCTATGACATGGTGGAACGCTCTGACATTGATATTGTTAAATCAAACCTGGACATTAAAAAGAACTCATCATCAG AGAGGAGCTTTATATGTTGTATGCACACCACCAAGGCCTTCAAGCTGCAACACGGCAGCGGCTGTTCCATGATGGTCAGAGGGAGATTCCAGTCTTTCCTTCAGCCTTGTCCGTCCTTGTCTTCAGCCTGTCCCACCAACCAGCCTCTGTTCGTGGCCCTCTGCACCCCCACGGTCAACCGCCTGCAGAGCTCGGACTCTGACTTCCATCACAGCTTCAACAGTGTCCACAGACTCGACATGTCCTTCACTCAGCTGTCCGACAG tgttttatattttttgggcTGTTCGGCAGAAGAGATGACTGGTCGGTCGTGGTATGGTCTCGTCCACCCTGAAGATCTTTCTTTGAGTGCGGTTTCTCACAGAAGTTTAA TGCAGGCAGATGACGGCTTCCAGGTGGAGATGGTGCTCAGACTCCAGTGTAAGGATCTTTCGTGGACCTGGGTCTACATTCGAGCTAACAAAAACTCGGAGTGCCAGAGCGTGAGCTGCGTTAACTTCATCATCAG TGAAACAGAGGCCAGATTTCTGCAGGAGAAAATCAGCAGCGATGCCTTCAGGCCATCATCTCTATCTCTGTTAAATTCCTGCCATTTTGCGGGTCAACAGGCGCCACAAGCTCAGAGCCACAACAACACTAAATGCTTTAAAAGACAGAGGAGTTCTGACAGCCAAAGCGAGGAGCCAGGAGCCAAAGCTAGACGGGAGTCTGAGCAAGACTTATACTTTGTGGCGTGCGTGTCCTCCCCAGGCGATAGCTCACCTGTTCCCTTGGGTGACAGCCCTGCTCTCTTCACCCCTCCCTACAGCCcggcctcctccagctcctctctGCAGCAGCGGGAGCTCAGCCATGACCTCCTGATGGATGTGCATGGATACACAGATCAGCTGCTGTCCTCCCCTGAGTGCTCTCCCTACTATTATTCCTACCCAGAGGCAGGGCTCACCTGTCACCAATCACCCTCCGACTCCCTCCCTGCAGCTGCTGAACAAACCTTTGACCAAGCAGCCTCTccactctcttcttcctcctcctcctcttcctcctcatctccgACCTATGATTTCCAAGCTTGTTCCGCCGATGCTCGATTAGTTCCTGACTACCGGTCTGTGTCAGACATGTGTGAGAGCCCCGTGGACTGCGCTCTGCATCAAGACGACTTCAGCCTTCCAGAGCAGCCACAAGGGGGCAGCCGTGTCCAAATGCATCACGTCCCCCACCATGTGTTGCCCATACATTCCAGCCTTCTTACCCCCAACCAATCTCCCACATCCACAGAGTCTAACCATTACAACGAGAGGGAGCAGGCGGAGATCAGTATTCTGGCTCAGCAGATCTCCTCCCTGGCCAGCAGCTTTGCCATGTACAATACCCTAAGTCCACTTCAAAATGTGGCCCAACCTGCCACCACTAACACCCTGGCCTCCACCAGCAACTGGCCCCATCACCCTTCTCTCCCCTCGGGCTCTCTGCTTAAGCGCGAGATGGTCCTCGATGACGGCGTGTTCGACAGCATTCTGAAGGACCTGGACGCGGTTACAAGGAAAAGCAGCATGTCTGGCCCCGGTGATGTAGCATGCAGCTACCAGCAGGGCTTGCTGAGCTGCAGGAGTGGGCCCCATCAGCTGGAGCAGGAGCCCCTCTGGCTCTCCCCGCCCATCACAGAGGACCCGCTGCCTGCAGAGCAGTTCACTGCCATGGATCCCTTCAGTTTGCAGTCGGGACACTATGTCCAAAACACTGAGTTGCATCAACTCAACCACTATATGCAGAGTGCCCTTCAGCAAG aTGGACTTGCTGAAGAAAACCTGTACTGA